The genomic window CCCCGCTTCGACTCGCCGAGCCTCTTCGCTAGCCTGCTCGATCGGCACAAGGGTGGGCACTTCCAGATCTCACCTGATGGCGTCGACTACCGGAGCAGACAGCTGTATGTGCCTGGAACGCCGATTCTGATCACCCGCTTCCTCAGCGCGGACGGCGTGGCTGAACTCGTGGATTTCATGCCCGTTGCGGGAGATTGCGCCACAGACCGCCACCGCCTGGTCCGCGTGATCCGGATCGTCCGCGGCACGATGCGGTTCCGCGTCGAGTGCCAACCGCGGTTCAACTACGGGCGCGATCCGCACGAACTCGACGAGTATCGGGACGGCGTCGTGTTCCGCGGTCCCGGCCTCACCCTCACCCTGAACCCCGTCCGCGACGTCGAGATCGGTGTCGACACGTACCTCCGGCAAACCACCGAGGGCGTGTGTTTGACCGGCACGTTCCAAGAGGGCGAAATCGGTGGAGTCGTGCTGGAAACAGCGTCGCCTGACCCGCCACGCGTGGTCAGCTCGGGTGAGGTGTGGGAGATGTTCGAGCAGACCCGCGACTTCTGGCGGCGCTGGCTCGGCCGCTCCTGCTACACCGGCCGCTGGCGGGAGATGGTCGAGCGGTCCGCCCTGACGCTCAAGCTGATGACGTACGCGCCGACCGGCGCGCTGATCGCCGCCCCCACCGCCGGGCTGCCGGAGCAGATCGGCGGCGAGCGTAACTGGGACTACCGCTACACCTGGGTCCGGGACGCGTCGTTCTCGGTGCACGCGCTGCTCGGCCTGGGCTTCACAGACGAGGCCGGCCGCTATCTGGAGTGGGTCAACGACCGCATCCGCGAATCGGCGGCCAACGGCGTGGGGCTTCAGATCATGTACCGGGTCGACGGCTCACCCGATCTCACCGAGGAGGTGCTCGACCACTTCGAGGGTTACCGCGGATCGAGCCCGGTGCGCGTGGGCAACAGCGCGGCCGGCCAACTGCAACTCGACATCCACGGTGAGGCGATGAGCGCGCTGCACCTCGCCGACAGGCACGGGTTTCAGGGCTCACACCAGGGGTGGCTGAACGTGCGGCAACTGGTGAACTGGCTCTGCGACCACTGGGACCAACCCGAGGACGGGATCTGGGAGACCCGCTCCGGCCGGCAGGATTTCACCTACGGGCGGCTGATGTGCTGGGTGGCGCTCGACCGCGCCATCCGCCTCGCGAACCGCCGTGGTCTGCCGGCCGACACCACCCGCTGGGCGAATGCCCGCAACGACATCTACGAACAGATCATGGCGCGCGGCTTCCACCCCGGACGCGGTGCCTTCGTGCAGCACTACGCGACCGACGTCCTGGACGCGGCGCTGCTCACCATGCCCGGCGTCGGATTCGTGTCGCCGACCGACCCGATGTGGCAGTCGACCCTGCGGGCCATGGACGCCGAACTCGTCTCCGACAGCCTCGTCTACCGGTACGAGCCGGCCGCCTCACCCGACGGCCTGCGCGGCAACGAGGGCACCTTCAGCATGTGCACCTTCTGGTATGTCCAGGCCCTCGCGCAGTCCGGTCGGCTCGACGAAGCCCGACTGACCTTCGAGAAGATGCTCACGTACAGCAGCGACCTCGGCCTCTACTCCGAGGAGATCGCGCCCACCGGCGAGCAGGTCGGCAACTTCCCGCAGGCGTTCAGCCACCTCTCGCTGATCAGCACCGCCGTCAACCTCGACCGACTCCTCGACGACCGCCCCTGACGCGAAACGCCCTGGATCGGGAGATGATCCCGGTCCAGGGCGTTCCTCGACCCCGCCCGACGGGCGTCAGCGCGGACGGCGGCTCTTGGGCAGGTCGAACTGATCCGCGGCCCGGCAGTCCTTCGGCCCGCCGACGGCGTCCTTGCCGATCCGGTCGAGGGCCTGACGGGCCCGGTACCGGCCCAGGTTCCAGGCGTACCAGGGGTCGGGCTCGGCCAGGTCGTCGTCGATCCAGCTCAGCGTGCACCGGCGGACCGGGTCGGGGAGCTTCGTCAGGGCCGGCGTGGCGTCGGCGGAGAGCGCCCGCAGGTACCAGGCGTCGATCTTGCCGCTCTGCTTGTACCGGGCGATGTTGCGCTGGGCGGCGTAGTCCTCCGGGTTGAGCACGGCCAGGCTGAGCAGCATCACCACGGCCAGCCCCACGGTCGCGCCGGGGATCCACCGGCCCCGCCACCGGACCCCGGCGGCCAGGACCATCAGGAAGACCGCCCCGAGCAGCAGCTCGAACGCCATCACGAAGATCCGCTCGCCGGTGAAGCTGTAGACCTTCTGGTACGTGTACATGCGCGACAGCGCCGACACCACGATC from Micromonospora kangleipakensis includes these protein-coding regions:
- a CDS encoding glycoside hydrolase family 15 protein — its product is MDSYPAVEDHGLIGDLQTAALVSRDGTLDWFCAPRFDSPSLFASLLDRHKGGHFQISPDGVDYRSRQLYVPGTPILITRFLSADGVAELVDFMPVAGDCATDRHRLVRVIRIVRGTMRFRVECQPRFNYGRDPHELDEYRDGVVFRGPGLTLTLNPVRDVEIGVDTYLRQTTEGVCLTGTFQEGEIGGVVLETASPDPPRVVSSGEVWEMFEQTRDFWRRWLGRSCYTGRWREMVERSALTLKLMTYAPTGALIAAPTAGLPEQIGGERNWDYRYTWVRDASFSVHALLGLGFTDEAGRYLEWVNDRIRESAANGVGLQIMYRVDGSPDLTEEVLDHFEGYRGSSPVRVGNSAAGQLQLDIHGEAMSALHLADRHGFQGSHQGWLNVRQLVNWLCDHWDQPEDGIWETRSGRQDFTYGRLMCWVALDRAIRLANRRGLPADTTRWANARNDIYEQIMARGFHPGRGAFVQHYATDVLDAALLTMPGVGFVSPTDPMWQSTLRAMDAELVSDSLVYRYEPAASPDGLRGNEGTFSMCTFWYVQALAQSGRLDEARLTFEKMLTYSSDLGLYSEEIAPTGEQVGNFPQAFSHLSLISTAVNLDRLLDDRP